CTCTTCGTCGCCTTTCTCCTGGCGAGTCTCTCTCAGAGCGTCGTGACCCTGACGGTCACCGCGGTTCTCATCGGCACATCCAACGCCTTCCTCCACTCGTCGCTCCAGGGATGGGCCACCGATGTCGCACCGGCCGCGCGGGCGACGACCGTGTCGGTGTTCGTCTGCTCCGTCTTTCTCGGCAGTTCCGCCGCGACCGCTCTCACCGCGGGGATGACTCGACACGGCTACGGATCGGTCTTCGCGGCGACCTGCGCGGCCACCGTGGTGCTGGCCGTCCTCGCGGTCGGCAGCCATGCCGTGTGGTCCCGCCGCACCGGGCCGATCGGTGCGTCCCGCACGCAGGTGTGACGCGCCTCGAAATCGCCGGACGGCAGGGCTACGGTTGGTGATGCAGGCCAGGGCGACCGGGGCCGTACACTCTCAACCCGCCATCTCCTGGACTGTGCGCGAGGCGGTCGGGCCGACGCTCCCGTGGGTCGGGCGTTGTCACGCGCTGGATAGAATGCATGCTCGCATCGAAGGAGTGAGCAGGCGCCGTGACTCTTCCACCGGAAACGCTGGGTGCGCTGCTGCGAGGATTCCGGCATGCCGCGGGTATGACGCTTGAGGAGCTCTCCGAGGCCTCCGGAGTCAGCGACCGTGCGATCGGTGACGCGGAGCGGGGCAAAAGCCTGGGCCCCCAGACCCGTACTGTCCGGGCACTCGCCGAGGCACTCGGCCTCGGGCAGAAGGATACCGACCACCTGCTGGACGTCGCGAGAGAGGGACGGCGCCGCAATTACAAGGAACGGACCGCCGCACTGGGCCTGTGCGATCTGCCACCGGCCCTGCCTGACTTCACCGGTCGCACCGCGGAGATCGAGTGGCTCGCCCGGAACAGCAGAGAGTCCACCATCCGGACGTTGGTGATCTCCGGGGCGCCGGGTCTGGGTAAGACGGCACTCCTGGTGCAGGCCGCTCACCATCTTGCCGCCCGGTTCGCGGACGGGTGCTTCTACCTGAATCTGCGTGGGCTGGACGCGCACCCGCTCGACCCGCATGAGGCGCTGGCCCGCCTGCTCGGGGCGTTCGGCGTACGAGGGCCGGAGCTGCCCACGGACCGTGAGGAACGCCTTACGCTGTTTCGCCGGTCTGTCCGGGACAAGGAGGCCCTGGTGCTCCTCGACAACGCCGCCCACGAAACACAGCTGCGCTCACTGCTGCCGGGCGCGGGCCGCTCCACCTTCTGGATCGGCAGCCGTCGTGCCTTGACCGGCCTGGAGCATGCACGACGTCTGCCTCTGTCGCCACTGCCCCAGACGGACTCCACCACCCTTCTGGAGTCCATAACCGCACACCGGCTCCGCGCCACCCCCGGCAGCCGCGACAGGGATGCTCTTGAGCGCATCGCGCACTTGTGTGGGGGGCTTCCCCTGGCCCTGCGCATCGCGGGGAACCGGCTGGTGAGCCGACCGGCATGGAGCGCAGCCGACCTGGCGGACCGGCTGTCGGCGGAGGACCTGCGCCTGGACCGGCTCTCCGCCGGAGACCTCCAGGTCAAATCCGCTTTCACGCTGTCCTACGAACAGCTCTCCGGTTCGGCCCGGCTGCTCTTCCGGCGGCTCTCCCTCGTCCCTGGCCCCGACTTCTCCTCCACCCTGGGCGCCGTACTCACCTCGTTCCGATTGGACGAGGTCGAGCAGATGATGGACGAACTCATCGAGCTGGGCCTGCTGAGCGCCGGCACCGGTGATCGCGTGAATTTCCACGACCTCATCCGTCTGTACGCCCACCGATGTCTGCTCGACGAAGAACCCCGGGCCCAGTGGGAGGCCGCTCGGTCGGCGATGAACACCTGGCTTCTGGACACGGCCCGCACGGCCGGGCAACTGTTCGAGCCAGGCGTGAGCCCGACGTCCACCACATCTGCTTCCGATGTTCTGGTCGACCTCCCGGACCGGGAATCCGCCCAGGCCTGGCTGCAGACGGAGAGTGTCAACTGGCTGGCAGCACTCCACGACGCTGCTGACGCCGGCCGGCACAGGATCGTGGTGGACGTGGCGGAAGCCATGCACTGGTTCTCCGACCGCTGGGCTTTCTGGGGCCACTGGAACACCGTGTTCGCCTTGGCACGCGCATCGGCCCACGCGATCGGCGACGCCGACCTGGAAGCCACTCACGTCAACTACCTGTCCTGGACCTACACGTTCTGCCGGTGTCAACCGGACATCGGCCTGAGCCTGGCCAAGGAAGCCGAAGCGCTCGCTCGGCAGGCAGGGGGCACGGTCCAGGAGGCCTGGGCCCTGGTCCTCCAGACCTTCGCGGCAGCGGAACTGGCAGAGCACACGGACGCGATCCCGCAGGCGCAGCGGGCGGCGGAGCTGTTCGCCGCAGCCGGTGACAAGGAGGGATACGCGCAGGCTCAGCTCGCTCTGGCCCGCCACCTGGGTGGCCTCAAGCGTCTTGAGGAGGCCGTTGACACCTTGAACATCGTTGTGGACCTGGTCAACGATCCGCGCACCGCCCCCGTGGGGCACATCGCCGACTGCACCGCGATGAGAGCCCTCAACAGCAAAGCGCTCCTGCTGTTGGAACTCGGTGACTGGGAGGTGGCAAAGCAGACGGCAGAACAAGCGCTCGCGCTGGACTCCCGGGTCGGAATTCCCGCGCTTCGTGGTTCAGCCGCCCTCAGCAAGGCGCGGGCACTGAAGGAACTGGGTGAGGAAGGAGAGGCCGTACTGTTCGCGCGGGACGCTGTGCGGTCCTATTCCGGGGCCAACGACATCAGTAGGGGCAAAGCGGCTCAGCAGTTGCTGGATCAGTGGTCGGACAAGGCTGACCAGGTCTGACGCACGGCAGTGCTCCGCTGTGTGAACTCGTGCGCTCATCGCGTTTTCGCGACAGTGTCGGCCGTTCCTTGGTGCAGGAGTCGTGCCCCGACAGCCCCTGTTTCCCAGGAGCGGGCATGCCTGCCCGCGTGGGTCACTAGCGTGTCCGGCGTGCTTGCCGGTCGGCCGGCATCGGTCGCCGCGTCCGTACATCCGGACGGCGTCCTCACACTGCATCCTCACCGACCGCCCTCTGGAGCCCGCGACGCCATGGCGCCGAGGCCGGTCGTCCACCGGCTCACCGGCCGTCACCCGGCGAAGTGGTACGCCTACGGGCTGCCGCGTCCACGGCCGTCGCCCGGGTTGTGCCCGAACCGGTGCCGCGCGGGTGGTCTCCAGTGGGCAACTCCGGACCTGTGGGCCCGTCAGGGGTCTCGCTCATGCCCTTCTCACTGGTCGCCGTGGTCGGATACGGACACGCGGGAAGTCCGCGGAGCACGCCTGGCCGGGAGGCCACGCACCCCCACCCCCGTCCTGTACTGCGCTTCCCAACTCCTCGCCCCGGCAGCGCACACCTGGTACGGGCAGCACGAGCGAATCGATTGCGAAAGACATTCACCCGACTGCCGGCACGGCCTGTCCTCGACGACTGCCGACGCCCGGGAGAGGTGCCGCACTGACGTCGCCATCACAGCAGGCGCGCTCGACGGCCCGCAATCCCGCCGGGCGGGCACTGCCCTTTTGTACGGCGGCTCGTGCACAAGATGACATGGCGCCCGTCGCACGGAACGCGGCCCATGGCGCGACGGTGAACAAGCCTACGTCTCAGAGACGTTGACGATTCACCGTGCAGAACGCGTGCACCGTGTCCGG
This sequence is a window from Streptomyces sp. NBC_01217. Protein-coding genes within it:
- a CDS encoding helix-turn-helix domain-containing protein, which produces MTLPPETLGALLRGFRHAAGMTLEELSEASGVSDRAIGDAERGKSLGPQTRTVRALAEALGLGQKDTDHLLDVAREGRRRNYKERTAALGLCDLPPALPDFTGRTAEIEWLARNSRESTIRTLVISGAPGLGKTALLVQAAHHLAARFADGCFYLNLRGLDAHPLDPHEALARLLGAFGVRGPELPTDREERLTLFRRSVRDKEALVLLDNAAHETQLRSLLPGAGRSTFWIGSRRALTGLEHARRLPLSPLPQTDSTTLLESITAHRLRATPGSRDRDALERIAHLCGGLPLALRIAGNRLVSRPAWSAADLADRLSAEDLRLDRLSAGDLQVKSAFTLSYEQLSGSARLLFRRLSLVPGPDFSSTLGAVLTSFRLDEVEQMMDELIELGLLSAGTGDRVNFHDLIRLYAHRCLLDEEPRAQWEAARSAMNTWLLDTARTAGQLFEPGVSPTSTTSASDVLVDLPDRESAQAWLQTESVNWLAALHDAADAGRHRIVVDVAEAMHWFSDRWAFWGHWNTVFALARASAHAIGDADLEATHVNYLSWTYTFCRCQPDIGLSLAKEAEALARQAGGTVQEAWALVLQTFAAAELAEHTDAIPQAQRAAELFAAAGDKEGYAQAQLALARHLGGLKRLEEAVDTLNIVVDLVNDPRTAPVGHIADCTAMRALNSKALLLLELGDWEVAKQTAEQALALDSRVGIPALRGSAALSKARALKELGEEGEAVLFARDAVRSYSGANDISRGKAAQQLLDQWSDKADQV